One window of Bacillus sp. THAF10 genomic DNA carries:
- a CDS encoding DUF1934 domain-containing protein, whose protein sequence is MADNQKDTKMPIKVDFQSEIIDANNEKQHVSFDTTGQFYIKGDSEYIVFAEELEGQEKVDCFYKISSQEVRLRRSGDIKMAQSFKTGETTEGTFQGAGATFPFLTETNKVVLMKDPNKNRGSLQLDYKLKIQGEITGQYLITINYEEEQAK, encoded by the coding sequence ATACGAAAATGCCGATAAAGGTGGACTTCCAATCGGAAATCATTGATGCCAACAACGAAAAACAGCACGTTTCATTTGATACAACAGGTCAATTTTACATAAAAGGTGATTCAGAATACATTGTGTTTGCTGAAGAGCTCGAAGGTCAGGAAAAGGTTGACTGTTTTTATAAAATCAGTAGCCAGGAAGTACGATTGAGGCGCTCAGGGGACATTAAAATGGCGCAATCATTTAAAACTGGTGAAACAACAGAAGGGACCTTCCAAGGTGCGGGGGCAACCTTTCCATTTTTAACAGAGACCAATAAAGTGGTTTTGATGAAAGATCCGAATAAAAATAGAGGCTCCTTGCAGCTAGATTATAAATTAAAGATTCAAGGTGAAATTACTGGTCAATACTTGATAACAATTAATTATGAGGAGGAACAGGCAAAATGA